In the Populus trichocarpa isolate Nisqually-1 chromosome 8, P.trichocarpa_v4.1, whole genome shotgun sequence genome, CAGCAGACGAATCTGAAGATGGCCTAAGCCCTTTCATGGTTGCAATTCCATAGTGAGTCCAGCCATCACTGCCCCTGTAACTGTCGGTGAAACAAGAGAAACAGCAAGAGAAGCCACAGAGGCCCATGAGAATGCCACTCAGGTACTTGTTAACGGTGTGACACTGGCCGTTGTTGGTCAAGACAGGGTTAAGGAATTGGAACATAAAAACTGTTCCTGTTGGGAGGAGCTTTACGAGGTTTCCGACTCCTGAAAATGTCTTGTCCTGGATGGAGCTTTCCTTGGTTTTAGTGGCCATTTGTCTATCTATGTGCTTCTGTTTTGTGCTTAATCTTTCTGTTCGACGGATAATTTTATGTTGTCCttccaattattttaaaacactttGTTTGTAGTATTCTTCATTGTCTAccgaatattttatttattgtcctttttcaatgataaatcaacttataataataaaaaatcttaagatcAAGTAGATAATCAAATGAcatccaaataattaaaaataacataaaaatagagGTACATGATAACAAAGTccaacaagaaaaaagatataaaaacaaaaataaaagagaccGAGTGCAAGTTGATAAGTTCTTGCACAAGAGATAAGGTATTATAAAATAGATTACTcgtagaaagagaaagagaaagagagagagttttaactaaaaaaagatagaaaataaacaagaagaaTACATCAATACAATCAATAATGAGCCAAAATAAAATAGCTACTtgaaaagctaatttttttaaaaaaatgtttagctAGAGAAATAATGCAGcaactataaaagaaaaataatggctAAGAGTagccatattttaaaaaatacaattgatgAAGATAAGGAAGCAAGTAAAAGTGGTGTTTGTCGAGCTcggtaaaaaacaaattatcataagaTTAAGATGGTATGTTAAGGAAATAatcaagttaaatattattgattatttcctaattaataaaagaaagaggtCAAGAAATTAAACAGGCAATCAAGATATTATTTCAATCAAGATGATCAAGTATATTttctgtaatttattttattttaatttttttatatgtcttaTAATCTCTATATAAGTTGAATATGacacatatattaaattatcaaataataataccCTCTTCAATTCTAaatttcttcatatatatatatatatatatatatatataatttcaagaaaaaaataaacttttaaaaaatacttgcatcaaaaaatcaaactcaCGTGATGATATTTAAATGTGAGTTGATTTTTGTGTCTATCTATCATAGAACATTTTCACCCCTTGAcagtagttatggactcgtgtCTGTCTATCTTAACTATCCACCAAGTTGAAGGTCCACCTAAAGCACTCAGGGCAAAAGCCAGAGCGGGAATTTCTTGCTTCGAAACCTTCTTCCCCGTTCTAGATAAGATTAAACTATTATTTAATCCATGttgttttagaaagaaaaaaaattgatccctttagttttaaaagtaaatattgaatccatgtatttatatttacttGTAACTTAGCCcttattcctttattttttcatgataatttgaCTGTTTTTTCCTTGAATGTTCTTTATTTCTTGTCAAGTTATTTAATCAAGCTTGTGCCAAACAAtaccaaaaattttaaaaggacATCtcggattattttttaaaaaaattaaccattaATCTTGGTTAAGGGACTAAtctacaattttaaaaaacaaaaagaatgtcACAAGATCACGGggatagattaattattttttttcctttgttcatCATGGTTCAAGACTATAGTTCCTAATCCCTATctccaatttcttttaaaatttccaTCAAAGTCAgatttc is a window encoding:
- the LOC7483922 gene encoding protein DMP2, whose translation is MATKTKESSIQDKTFSGVGNLVKLLPTGTVFMFQFLNPVLTNNGQCHTVNKYLSGILMGLCGFSCCFSCFTDSYRGSDGWTHYGIATMKGLRPSSDSSAGSSVDLSSYKLRVGDFAHAFFSLIVFAVLSLLDRNTVKCFNPSFESTEKVLLMVLPPAIGAVSGTVFMLFPNKRHGIGYPSSDSSQDSY